In Gordonia phthalatica, one genomic interval encodes:
- the kdpA gene encoding potassium-transporting ATPase subunit KdpA — translation MTDLSAGLLQLASVLAILAAAYVPLGDYMARVYSTPRDAAPERLVFRVLGVNPRGNQTARGYGLSALAFTSVSLAALYALQRLQGHLPWSDGKPGMSPAVAFNTAISFVANTNWQSYEPETTISNLTQMLGLAVQNFLSAAVGMAVAVALIRGIANHRGNGEIGNFWVDLIRGTVRILLPLAAVVAAILVFQGAVQSWHTGATITMLDGTRSRIPLGPFASQESIKLLGTNGGGTYGANSAHPFSNPTPLTNVVSVLAILIIPVSLTRTYGTLVHDRRQGLALLGVMATIWGGMLALVWTMESRTDGAASQAAGAMLEGKETRFGIPGSALFAVSTTGTSTGAVNSAHDSFSAGGGGGLLWNMLLGEVAPGGVGSGLYGLLVLAIITVFVGGLLVGRSPEFLGKKVGRREITLSALYVLVMPALVLTGASITVLLGSIGDALGNDGLVGSRSAAHGFSEVMYAFASAANNNGSAFGGLTATSDWLQISLGLAMLLGRIVPIVLVLALAGSLARQKPKTGEQRAAALSTSGVLFGALLLGTALLVAGLTFFPAMALGPIAEAL, via the coding sequence TTGACAGATCTTTCGGCCGGCCTTCTGCAGCTGGCATCCGTTCTCGCCATCCTCGCCGCGGCGTACGTACCGCTCGGCGACTACATGGCGCGCGTCTACTCGACGCCGCGCGACGCAGCACCCGAGCGCCTGGTGTTTCGCGTGCTGGGGGTGAACCCGCGTGGCAACCAGACCGCGCGCGGCTACGGGCTGTCCGCGCTCGCGTTCACCTCGGTCTCCCTCGCGGCGCTCTACGCGCTGCAACGACTGCAGGGTCATCTCCCGTGGTCGGACGGCAAGCCGGGCATGTCGCCCGCCGTCGCGTTCAACACCGCGATCTCGTTCGTCGCCAACACCAACTGGCAGTCGTACGAGCCGGAGACCACCATCAGCAACCTGACCCAGATGCTCGGCCTCGCAGTGCAGAACTTCCTGTCCGCGGCGGTCGGAATGGCCGTCGCCGTCGCCCTGATCCGCGGCATCGCGAACCACCGGGGCAACGGCGAGATCGGCAACTTCTGGGTGGACCTCATCCGCGGAACGGTGCGCATCCTGCTGCCGCTCGCGGCGGTCGTCGCAGCGATCCTGGTGTTCCAGGGTGCGGTGCAGTCGTGGCACACCGGCGCGACGATCACCATGCTCGACGGCACGCGCAGTCGAATCCCGTTGGGGCCGTTCGCCTCGCAGGAGTCGATCAAACTGCTCGGCACCAACGGCGGCGGCACCTACGGTGCCAACTCGGCGCACCCGTTCTCGAACCCGACGCCGCTGACCAACGTGGTCTCGGTCCTCGCGATCCTGATCATCCCGGTCAGCCTCACGCGGACGTACGGAACCCTCGTGCACGACCGCAGGCAGGGCCTCGCCCTCCTCGGCGTGATGGCCACGATCTGGGGCGGCATGCTGGCCCTGGTCTGGACGATGGAGTCGCGCACCGACGGCGCCGCATCGCAGGCGGCCGGCGCGATGCTCGAGGGCAAGGAGACGCGCTTCGGGATCCCCGGCAGCGCGCTGTTCGCGGTGTCGACCACGGGCACCTCGACCGGTGCGGTGAACTCCGCGCACGACAGCTTCTCCGCCGGGGGAGGCGGCGGCCTCCTCTGGAACATGCTGCTCGGGGAGGTTGCGCCCGGCGGTGTCGGCTCCGGTCTCTACGGCCTGCTAGTGCTGGCGATCATCACGGTCTTCGTCGGCGGGCTCCTGGTGGGACGTTCACCGGAGTTCCTCGGCAAGAAGGTCGGCCGCCGCGAGATCACCCTCTCCGCGCTGTACGTCCTCGTGATGCCCGCCCTGGTGCTGACCGGAGCGTCGATCACGGTCCTTCTCGGCTCCATCGGCGACGCCCTCGGTAACGACGGCCTCGTCGGAAGCCGGAGTGCCGCACACGGATTCAGCGAGGTCATGTACGCCTTCGCGTCGGCGGCCAACAACAACGGCAGCGCCTTCGGAGGCCTCACCGCCACCAGCGACTGGCTGCAGATCTCCCTCGGCCTCGCCATGCTCCTCGGCCGGATCGTGCCGATCGTGCTGGTCCTCGCCCTCGCCGGATCGCTCGCCCGGCAGAAGCCCAAAACCGGTGAGCAGCGGGCCGCGGCACTGTCGACCAGCGGCGTCCTGTTCGGCGCGCTGCTCCTCGGCACCGCACTCCTCGTCGCCGGACTCACCTTCTTCCCGGCCATGGCGCTGGGACCCATCGCGGAGGCACTCTAG
- the kdpF gene encoding K(+)-transporting ATPase subunit F — MTAAGAEAVLLVAAAVALIGYLVAALLYPDKF, encoded by the coding sequence ATGACCGCGGCGGGCGCCGAAGCGGTGCTGCTGGTGGCGGCCGCGGTCGCTCTCATCGGTTACCTGGTGGCAGCACTGCTGTACCCGGACAAGTTCTGA
- a CDS encoding ABC transporter permease produces the protein MTGSTETTTRTGPIRPKLLLATAVRVLRQLRADPRTVGLILGIPVILMTLLYFMFSEAPHSPFAPNPFDRIGTVMLGILPFTTMFLITSIAMLRERRSGTLERLLTTPLGRLDLLGGYGLAFSILAAIQAVLAVGVSYWLLDLQLAGSIGWVFVIAMLDAMLGVGLGLLCSAFAQTEFQAVQFLPIVVIPQLFLCGLFVAREDLPGWMQALSTVMPLTYAVQALQEVAANVAATSLMWRDIGIVAACTLIALALAAGTLSRRSA, from the coding sequence ATGACCGGCTCGACCGAGACGACGACCCGCACCGGTCCGATCCGCCCGAAACTGCTCCTCGCCACGGCCGTGCGCGTGCTGCGGCAGCTCCGCGCCGACCCGCGGACCGTCGGACTGATCCTCGGGATCCCGGTGATCCTGATGACGCTGCTGTACTTCATGTTCTCGGAGGCGCCGCACAGCCCGTTCGCGCCGAACCCGTTCGACCGCATCGGCACCGTGATGCTCGGCATCCTGCCGTTCACCACCATGTTCCTGATCACGTCGATCGCCATGCTCCGCGAACGACGGTCCGGAACCCTGGAACGCCTGCTGACGACGCCGCTCGGCAGGCTCGACCTCCTCGGCGGCTACGGGCTCGCGTTCTCGATCCTCGCCGCGATTCAGGCGGTTCTGGCCGTCGGCGTCTCGTACTGGCTGCTGGACCTGCAGCTCGCCGGCTCGATCGGCTGGGTCTTCGTCATCGCGATGCTCGACGCGATGCTCGGCGTGGGGCTGGGGCTGCTGTGCAGCGCCTTCGCGCAAACCGAGTTCCAGGCCGTGCAGTTCCTGCCGATAGTGGTGATCCCGCAACTGTTCCTGTGCGGCCTGTTCGTCGCGCGCGAAGACCTGCCCGGCTGGATGCAGGCGCTGTCGACGGTGATGCCGCTGACCTACGCGGTGCAGGCGCTGCAGGAGGTGGCCGCCAACGTGGCGGCGACGTCACTGATGTGGCGCGATATCGGGATCGTCGCCGCATGCACGCTGATCGCGCTGGCACTGGCTGCGGGGACGCTGAGTCGGCGGAGCGCGTAG
- a CDS encoding ABC transporter ATP-binding protein: protein MNRGDMPAAIRCENVSVRRGKVQAVDDLTVSVPRGSVTGLLGPSGCGKTTLMRAIVGTQKNVSGRIDVLDRPAGIPSLRRDVGYVTQAASVYGDLTVEQNVRYFAQIYGAENGIAEAIDAVDLGSHVDHLAGDLSGGQLNRVSIACALVTRPQLLILDEPTVGLDPVLRADLWQRFKRLTDAGVTLLVSSHVMDEAEHCDELILMRAGGLVAQLPPSELRARTGETNLERAFLALIEGATA from the coding sequence ATGAATCGAGGCGACATGCCCGCGGCGATCAGATGCGAGAACGTCAGCGTTCGGCGGGGGAAGGTGCAAGCGGTCGACGACCTCACGGTCTCGGTGCCGCGAGGTTCGGTGACGGGGCTGCTCGGCCCGTCTGGATGCGGCAAGACGACGCTGATGCGCGCGATCGTCGGAACTCAGAAGAACGTGTCGGGCCGGATCGACGTGCTCGACCGTCCGGCCGGAATTCCGAGCCTGCGCCGCGACGTCGGCTACGTGACCCAGGCGGCGTCGGTCTACGGCGACCTCACTGTGGAACAGAACGTCCGCTACTTCGCGCAGATCTACGGCGCGGAGAACGGGATCGCCGAGGCGATCGACGCAGTGGACCTCGGCTCCCACGTCGACCACTTGGCGGGCGACCTCTCTGGCGGGCAGTTGAACCGGGTCTCCATCGCCTGCGCGCTGGTCACGCGTCCGCAGCTGCTGATCCTCGACGAGCCGACGGTCGGCCTGGACCCCGTCCTTCGCGCGGACCTCTGGCAGCGCTTCAAACGGCTGACCGACGCCGGGGTCACCCTGCTGGTGTCGAGCCACGTGATGGACGAGGCCGAGCACTGCGACGAACTGATCCTGATGCGCGCCGGCGGTCTGGTGGCGCAGTTGCCGCCGTCGGAACTGCGGGCGCGCACCGGGGAGACCAACCTGGAAAGAGCCTTCCTGGCACTCATCGAGGGGGCGACGGCATGA
- a CDS encoding FAD-binding oxidoreductase, with protein sequence MTDTATSRIRLRDRLSAALPDGRVIVDTDITSSYARDQAVWAPAGVPIAVVRPRSTAEVQTTVRICIESGTPIVPRGAGTGLSGGANAVDGCVVLAMESMDAIQAIDPLERLAIVQPGVVNDQLRAAVAKKGLWYPPDPSSAPWSTIGGNVATNAGGVCCVKYGVTRDYVLALEVVTGLGDVVQLGRRTAKGVAGYDLAGLMVGSEGTLGIVTGVTVRLRPAPDHQRTIAGYFDSVGDAGDAVEAVAAAGLTPSALELMDRRCLVAVDEWKGMGLSADADVILLGRIDTPGSVGDDEAARMSRCFTGAGATWAAVSTDEAEAEALFAARRLAYPALERLGPVLTEDVCVPKGRVAEMLRRIEAIGVEHDTVIANLAHAGDGNLHPLLIVDDGDAAAEDRAQRAFTAIIDAAVELGGTVTGEHGVGLLKRDGLHKEFAPEVLAMHHAVKAALDPHGILNPGKAF encoded by the coding sequence ATGACCGACACCGCCACCAGCCGCATTCGGCTGCGCGATCGACTCTCCGCTGCCCTCCCGGACGGCCGAGTCATCGTCGACACCGACATCACGTCGTCGTACGCCCGCGATCAGGCGGTGTGGGCTCCCGCGGGCGTGCCGATCGCGGTCGTACGTCCGCGCAGCACTGCGGAAGTGCAGACGACCGTCAGGATCTGCATTGAGTCGGGCACCCCGATCGTCCCGCGCGGAGCCGGCACCGGCCTGTCCGGCGGAGCGAACGCCGTCGACGGCTGCGTCGTTCTGGCCATGGAGTCGATGGACGCCATTCAGGCGATCGATCCTCTCGAACGTCTGGCGATCGTGCAGCCGGGCGTCGTCAACGACCAGCTCCGTGCCGCGGTGGCGAAGAAGGGGCTCTGGTATCCGCCTGACCCGTCCAGCGCACCGTGGTCGACGATCGGCGGAAACGTCGCGACCAACGCCGGCGGCGTGTGCTGCGTCAAATACGGCGTCACCCGCGACTACGTCTTGGCGCTGGAGGTCGTGACCGGACTCGGCGATGTGGTCCAGCTCGGACGGCGCACCGCGAAGGGCGTGGCCGGCTACGACCTCGCCGGGCTCATGGTCGGCTCCGAAGGCACCCTCGGCATCGTCACCGGAGTCACCGTTCGGCTGCGACCGGCCCCCGACCACCAGCGCACGATCGCAGGCTATTTCGATTCCGTCGGCGACGCAGGCGACGCCGTCGAGGCCGTCGCCGCCGCAGGATTGACACCGTCGGCGCTCGAGTTGATGGATCGCCGATGCCTCGTCGCGGTCGACGAGTGGAAGGGCATGGGCCTCTCCGCCGACGCCGACGTCATCCTCCTCGGCCGCATCGACACTCCCGGATCCGTCGGCGACGACGAGGCCGCACGGATGAGCAGGTGCTTCACCGGTGCGGGTGCGACGTGGGCGGCTGTCTCCACCGACGAGGCCGAGGCCGAAGCGCTCTTCGCCGCACGTCGGCTCGCCTACCCCGCGCTCGAACGACTCGGTCCGGTCCTGACCGAGGACGTCTGCGTCCCGAAGGGCCGCGTCGCGGAGATGCTGCGTCGCATCGAGGCGATCGGCGTCGAGCACGACACCGTCATCGCCAACCTGGCACACGCCGGCGACGGGAACCTTCATCCCCTGTTGATCGTCGACGACGGCGACGCCGCCGCCGAGGACCGAGCACAACGGGCGTTCACCGCGATCATCGACGCCGCCGTCGAACTCGGCGGCACGGTGACCGGGGAGCACGGCGTCGGACTGCTGAAGCGCGACGGTCTCCACAAGGAGTTCGCCCCCGAAGTTCTCGCCATGCATCATGCGGTGAAGGCCGCCCTCGACCCGCACGGGATCCTGAATCCGGGGAAGGCGTTCTAG
- a CDS encoding type II toxin-antitoxin system VapC family toxin gives MIIDTSAAVALLRAESEAAAMIAAMGAAPRLGMSAAGVLELSIVAASAGPELVEDFLRDLRIEVITVDAEHLRWARIGHARYGRGSGSPAKLNFGDCLSYGAAKAEGRPLLYKGSDFVHTDVESAL, from the coding sequence ATGATCATCGACACCTCGGCCGCAGTTGCGCTACTGCGTGCCGAATCGGAGGCCGCAGCGATGATCGCGGCGATGGGTGCTGCTCCGCGTCTCGGCATGTCGGCGGCCGGCGTGCTGGAACTCTCGATCGTCGCTGCGTCGGCGGGACCGGAGCTGGTCGAGGACTTCCTGCGCGACCTTCGCATCGAGGTCATCACTGTCGACGCCGAGCACCTTCGGTGGGCACGGATCGGGCATGCGCGGTACGGGCGCGGATCCGGTTCGCCTGCGAAGCTGAACTTCGGGGACTGTCTCTCCTATGGTGCGGCGAAGGCGGAGGGGCGGCCGCTGCTGTACAAGGGGTCGGACTTCGTGCATACGGATGTGGAGTCGGCGCTCTGA
- the clpB gene encoding ATP-dependent chaperone ClpB, with the protein MDSFTPTTKTQAALQAAVQDAAAAGNPDVRPAHILVALLEQTDGIASPLLKAVGVDPVRIRNEAKNLVDRAPTVSSASAQPQLSRESIAAITAAQKLATELTDEYVSTEHLMVGLATGESDAAKLLGGAGATPEALRDAFVAVRGTARVTSEDPESTYQSLEKYSTDLTKRAREGDLDPVIGRDSEIRRVVQVLSRRTKNNPVLIGEPGVGKTAIVEGLAQRVVAGDVPESLRGKTVISLDLGSMVAGAKYRGEFEERLKAVLDEIKASNGQIITFIDELHTIVGAGATGESAMDAGNMIKPLLARGELRLVGATTLEEYRKYIEKDAALERRFQQVYVGEPSVEDTIGILRGLKDRYEVHHGVRITDSALVSAATLSDRYITSRFLPDKAIDLVDEAASRLRMEIDSRPVEIDEVERIVRRLEVEEVALEKETDAASKERLEALRRELADHREKLNELSARWQSEKTAIDAVRDVKEELERLRGEADRAERDGDLGKAAELRYGRIPSLEKELDAAIEKSGGDPETGDVMLQEEVGPDQVAEVVSAWTGVPAGKMLEGETAKLLRMEYELGKRVIGQLDAVKAVSDAVRRARAGVADPNRPLGSFLFLGPTGTGKTELAKALAEFMFDDERAIVRIDMSEYGEKHSVARLVGAPPGYVGYEAGGQLTEAVRRRPYSVVLFDEVEKAHPDVFDVLLQVLDEGRLTDGQGRTVDFRNTILILTSNLGAGGDKDMVMAAVRAAFKPEFINRLDDVVIFDALSPEQLVRIVDIQLDNLAKRLRQRRLELAVTPKAKEWLAERGFDPLYGARPLRRLVQQAIGDQLAKALLAGDVRDGDTVPVNVGADGDSLVIG; encoded by the coding sequence GTGGACAGTTTCACCCCCACCACCAAGACTCAGGCTGCACTGCAGGCCGCCGTCCAGGACGCGGCAGCTGCGGGCAACCCCGATGTGCGCCCGGCCCACATCCTCGTCGCACTTCTCGAGCAGACCGACGGCATCGCGTCGCCGCTGCTCAAGGCGGTGGGCGTCGATCCGGTGCGGATCCGCAACGAGGCGAAGAACCTCGTCGACCGCGCACCGACGGTGTCGTCGGCGAGCGCGCAGCCGCAGCTGAGCCGTGAGTCGATCGCGGCGATCACCGCCGCGCAGAAGCTCGCGACCGAACTGACAGACGAGTACGTCTCCACCGAGCATCTGATGGTCGGTCTGGCGACGGGTGAGTCGGACGCAGCCAAGCTCCTCGGCGGAGCCGGTGCGACTCCGGAAGCGTTGCGCGATGCGTTCGTCGCCGTGCGCGGAACCGCACGCGTGACCAGCGAGGACCCGGAATCGACCTACCAGTCGCTGGAGAAGTACTCCACCGACCTCACCAAGCGGGCTCGCGAAGGCGACCTCGACCCGGTGATCGGCCGCGACTCGGAGATCCGTCGCGTGGTGCAGGTGCTGTCGCGCCGCACCAAGAATAACCCGGTGCTCATCGGTGAGCCCGGCGTCGGCAAGACGGCGATCGTCGAAGGGCTGGCGCAGCGTGTCGTCGCCGGCGACGTCCCGGAGTCGTTGCGCGGCAAGACCGTCATCTCGCTCGACCTGGGCTCGATGGTCGCGGGCGCCAAGTACCGCGGCGAGTTCGAAGAGCGGCTGAAGGCCGTGCTCGACGAGATCAAGGCGTCGAACGGGCAGATCATCACGTTCATCGACGAGCTCCACACCATCGTCGGCGCCGGTGCCACCGGCGAATCCGCGATGGACGCAGGCAACATGATCAAGCCGCTGCTCGCCCGCGGTGAGCTGCGTCTGGTCGGTGCGACGACTCTCGAGGAGTACCGCAAGTACATCGAGAAGGACGCTGCGCTCGAGCGCCGCTTCCAGCAGGTCTACGTCGGGGAGCCGTCGGTGGAGGACACCATCGGCATCCTGCGCGGTCTGAAGGACCGGTACGAGGTGCACCACGGTGTGCGCATCACCGACTCGGCGCTGGTCTCGGCCGCGACGCTGTCGGACCGCTACATCACGTCGCGGTTCCTGCCCGACAAGGCCATCGACCTGGTCGACGAGGCCGCGTCGCGCCTCCGGATGGAGATCGACTCGCGCCCCGTCGAGATCGACGAGGTGGAGCGCATCGTCCGTCGCCTCGAAGTGGAGGAGGTCGCCCTGGAAAAGGAGACCGACGCCGCGTCGAAGGAACGACTGGAGGCGCTGCGCCGCGAACTCGCAGACCATCGCGAGAAGCTCAACGAGCTGTCGGCTCGCTGGCAGTCGGAGAAGACCGCCATCGACGCAGTTCGCGACGTCAAGGAGGAGCTGGAACGCCTCCGCGGCGAAGCCGACCGCGCCGAGCGCGACGGTGACCTGGGCAAGGCGGCCGAACTCCGCTACGGCAGGATCCCGAGCCTGGAGAAGGAGCTCGACGCCGCGATCGAGAAGAGCGGCGGCGACCCAGAGACCGGTGACGTGATGCTGCAGGAAGAGGTGGGTCCCGACCAGGTGGCCGAGGTGGTCTCGGCGTGGACGGGCGTGCCCGCGGGCAAGATGCTCGAGGGCGAGACCGCCAAGCTGCTGCGCATGGAGTACGAGCTGGGCAAGCGCGTCATCGGGCAGCTCGACGCGGTGAAGGCCGTGTCGGACGCGGTCCGTCGCGCTCGCGCCGGAGTCGCCGACCCGAACCGGCCGCTGGGTTCGTTCCTGTTCCTCGGCCCCACCGGCACCGGTAAGACCGAGCTCGCGAAGGCCCTCGCCGAGTTCATGTTCGACGACGAACGAGCGATCGTCCGCATCGACATGAGCGAGTACGGCGAGAAGCACAGCGTCGCGCGGCTCGTCGGCGCCCCTCCCGGCTACGTCGGCTACGAGGCAGGCGGTCAGCTGACCGAGGCCGTGCGTCGTCGCCCGTACTCGGTGGTCCTGTTCGACGAGGTCGAGAAGGCCCACCCGGACGTCTTCGACGTGCTGCTGCAGGTCCTCGACGAGGGGCGTCTGACCGACGGTCAGGGACGCACGGTGGACTTCCGCAACACCATCCTCATCCTGACGTCCAACCTGGGCGCCGGCGGTGACAAGGACATGGTGATGGCGGCCGTCCGCGCGGCGTTCAAGCCGGAGTTCATCAACCGGCTCGACGACGTCGTCATCTTCGACGCGCTCTCGCCCGAGCAGCTGGTCCGGATCGTCGACATCCAGCTCGACAACCTCGCCAAGCGACTGCGTCAGCGTCGTCTGGAGTTGGCCGTCACGCCGAAGGCGAAGGAATGGCTCGCCGAGCGCGGCTTCGATCCGCTCTACGGCGCGCGTCCGCTGCGCCGCCTGGTGCAGCAGGCCATCGGCGACCAGCTCGCCAAGGCGCTGCTGGCCGGCGACGTCCGCGACGGCGACACCGTGCCGGTGAACGTCGGCGCCGACGGCGACTCGTTGGTGATCGGCTGA
- a CDS encoding sensor domain-containing diguanylate cyclase codes for MNLDAMTLWCTIAAAAIVIGGLQVVQFLINRSETAMLLWGIAKLTGAVGAALLAVREIVPDLLSVTVGNALIVLAVSIDAAGVVAFNVAKISRTVLVLPLVVMLVGFLSVPTINSDIAMQTYINGVCVSAVLGWAAVHAHRANSRERLVWRRGLAAVLWTWVATMGARMVSSIWIPDATNPVGSSPVQSITALILLALVVMIGVVEMLASRERVDRKLAQSLRHDHQTGALNRAGLAVEVEQLTSKADRAAVLLIDIDDFKAINDTAGHLAGDAALVDLTDVVRPHLGARGILARFGGDEFCVVIPGADLDAAVAVAEAIRDDVNDVRRSAASSAGFTVSIGISVGELHQTEAFDRMLSSADGALYEAKRSGRNAVRACSAAGGRARAESTPPASAGDVMSS; via the coding sequence ATGAACCTCGACGCAATGACCCTGTGGTGCACGATCGCGGCCGCAGCAATCGTCATCGGCGGACTGCAGGTGGTCCAGTTCCTGATCAACCGGAGCGAGACCGCGATGCTGCTATGGGGGATCGCGAAACTGACCGGTGCGGTGGGCGCTGCGCTCCTCGCGGTCCGGGAGATCGTCCCCGACCTCCTATCGGTCACCGTCGGCAACGCATTGATCGTCCTCGCCGTCTCCATCGACGCCGCAGGCGTCGTCGCCTTCAACGTCGCGAAGATCTCTCGAACGGTCCTCGTGTTGCCCCTCGTCGTGATGCTGGTCGGATTCCTCAGCGTGCCGACCATCAACTCCGACATCGCGATGCAGACCTATATCAACGGCGTCTGCGTGTCGGCGGTGCTCGGGTGGGCTGCTGTGCACGCTCACCGCGCGAACTCCCGCGAGCGTCTCGTCTGGCGACGCGGACTGGCGGCGGTGCTGTGGACGTGGGTCGCCACGATGGGCGCGCGGATGGTGTCCAGCATCTGGATTCCGGACGCCACGAACCCGGTCGGGTCCTCACCCGTGCAGTCGATCACCGCGTTGATCCTGTTGGCGCTGGTCGTGATGATCGGCGTCGTCGAGATGCTCGCTTCGCGCGAACGCGTCGACCGCAAACTCGCCCAATCCTTGCGGCACGACCACCAGACGGGCGCGCTCAACCGTGCGGGGTTGGCCGTCGAGGTCGAGCAGCTGACCTCGAAAGCGGATCGCGCGGCGGTCCTCCTGATCGACATCGACGATTTCAAGGCCATCAACGACACCGCCGGGCATCTGGCAGGCGACGCAGCACTCGTCGACCTCACCGACGTCGTGCGGCCGCACCTCGGTGCGCGCGGCATTCTTGCGAGGTTCGGAGGCGACGAATTCTGCGTGGTGATCCCGGGGGCCGATCTCGATGCCGCCGTCGCGGTCGCCGAAGCGATCCGTGACGACGTGAACGACGTGAGGCGGTCTGCCGCATCGTCGGCGGGTTTCACGGTCAGCATCGGCATCTCCGTCGGTGAGCTGCATCAGACCGAGGCGTTCGATCGGATGCTGTCGTCGGCCGACGGCGCGCTGTACGAAGCGAAGCGGTCGGGTCGGAATGCGGTACGCGCGTGCTCTGCAGCGGGCGGTCGGGCACGGGCCGAGTCCACACCTCCCGCCTCGGCCGGTGACGTGATGTCGTCGTGA
- a CDS encoding LGFP repeat-containing protein, which yields MNHVARRVAGVVAAASLTATVVVGCSSNDSDDAASASSGTVAATATDGATSTDGADASGDKTGETGANAGESVELTAADGSKVTLKGAIAKKYSSATEKQKKDLGKPLTGEKGSGTSANGVIFQQFDGGVITAKNADATAYITWGKIRDAWNVKRDETGQPAADGKSGSEGPLGTATSDETDEGDLKVSTFENGKITFSPKTDKVEVTVKDKVVPAK from the coding sequence ATGAATCACGTTGCTCGACGAGTGGCCGGGGTAGTGGCCGCAGCTTCGCTCACCGCGACGGTCGTCGTGGGTTGCAGCAGCAACGACAGCGATGACGCCGCTTCCGCATCGTCCGGCACCGTCGCCGCGACCGCGACCGACGGCGCCACCAGCACCGACGGTGCGGACGCCAGCGGCGACAAGACCGGCGAGACCGGCGCCAACGCAGGCGAGTCGGTCGAGCTGACCGCCGCCGACGGTTCCAAGGTGACGCTGAAGGGCGCCATCGCCAAGAAGTACAGCTCGGCCACCGAGAAGCAGAAGAAGGATCTCGGCAAGCCGCTGACCGGCGAGAAGGGCTCGGGCACCAGCGCGAACGGCGTCATCTTCCAGCAGTTCGACGGCGGCGTCATCACCGCCAAGAACGCGGACGCGACCGCCTACATCACCTGGGGCAAGATCCGCGACGCCTGGAACGTCAAGCGCGACGAGACCGGCCAGCCCGCCGCCGACGGCAAGAGTGGCTCGGAAGGCCCGCTCGGCACCGCGACCAGCGACGAGACCGACGAGGGCGATCTGAAGGTCTCGACCTTCGAGAACGGCAAGATCACCTTCTCCCCCAAGACCGACAAGGTCGAGGTCACCGTCAAGGACAAGGTCGTCCCCGCCAAGTAA